In the genome of Staphylococcus durrellii, one region contains:
- a CDS encoding YutD family protein: MIKVNNQFFELLEEYRECFDEEQFVGRYSDILDKYDYVVGDYGYDQLRLKGFYNDTNKKAELSKRFSTIQDYLLEYCNFGCPYFIVKNVTTEAQKNQAQDQSHTEEAPEDKLKDVKIQPTIQNTED; encoded by the coding sequence ATGATAAAAGTAAATAATCAGTTTTTTGAATTACTAGAAGAATATAGAGAATGTTTTGATGAAGAACAATTTGTTGGTCGCTATTCTGATATTTTAGACAAATACGATTATGTAGTGGGTGATTATGGATATGATCAGTTACGTTTAAAAGGTTTTTATAATGATACTAATAAAAAAGCTGAATTAAGCAAACGTTTCTCGACGATTCAAGATTATTTGCTAGAGTATTGTAATTTTGGTTGTCCCTATTTTATTGTTAAAAATGTGACAACTGAAGCACAAAAAAATCAGGCCCAAGATCAAAGCCATACTGAAGAAGCTCCAGAAGATAAGTTGAAAGATGTAAAGATTCAACCAACAATTCAAAATACTGAAGATTAA
- a CDS encoding DUF86 domain-containing protein gives MYFVNKEQLNTKLNYIQQLTEDYEDNKANTYAFERIGQMLIESSVDIGNMIIDGFILRDPGNYKDVIDILALEKVISTQTQDYINQTIDVRKQFVFLYDQLEDSNLIPLFDQAIPYYQQFVAEVVKFLKSENVPVTAFGEKGE, from the coding sequence ATGTACTTTGTAAATAAAGAACAGCTAAATACAAAATTAAATTATATTCAGCAATTAACAGAAGACTATGAAGATAATAAAGCCAATACATATGCTTTTGAACGCATTGGCCAAATGCTAATTGAATCCTCTGTAGATATTGGCAACATGATTATTGATGGATTCATTTTAAGAGATCCAGGTAATTATAAAGATGTGATTGATATTTTAGCATTAGAAAAAGTGATTTCTACTCAAACTCAAGATTACATCAATCAAACAATTGATGTAAGAAAGCAATTTGTTTTCTTGTATGACCAACTAGAAGATAGTAATTTAATTCCATTATTTGATCAAGCGATACCTTATTATCAACAGTTTGTTGCTGAGGTAGTGAAATTTTTAAAAAGTGAAAATGTACCTGTTACGGCATTTGGAGAAAAAGGAGAATAA
- a CDS encoding DUF72 domain-containing protein has product MINIGLTGWGDHDTIYEDLQRKSDKLKTYASHFPIVELDASYYAIQPERNILKWIKETPEKFKFIVKIHQALTLHADYKAFADSRQSLIDQFKLMLGPLVKEHKLAMVLVQFPPWFDCTAQNITYIRYIREQLKEFPVCVEFRHQSWFSEHFKEQTLSFLTGQNIIHSVCDEPQVGQGSIPLVNRITNSVAFVRYHGRNTHGWTKQDMTDEKWRDVRYLYDYSKEELTHLANKVKVLDQKASEVYVVFNNNSGGHAANNAKTYQTILGVDYDGLAPQQLRLF; this is encoded by the coding sequence ATGATAAATATTGGACTCACAGGTTGGGGAGACCATGATACTATATATGAAGATCTGCAACGAAAATCAGATAAACTTAAAACGTATGCTAGTCATTTCCCAATAGTAGAACTTGATGCATCGTATTATGCAATTCAACCAGAAAGAAACATTTTAAAATGGATTAAAGAAACACCTGAGAAATTTAAATTCATAGTTAAAATACATCAAGCGTTAACTTTACATGCCGATTACAAAGCATTTGCAGATAGTAGACAATCATTAATCGACCAATTTAAGCTCATGCTTGGTCCATTAGTAAAGGAACATAAATTGGCGATGGTGTTAGTTCAATTTCCGCCATGGTTTGATTGTACTGCTCAAAATATTACATATATTAGATATATAAGAGAACAATTAAAAGAATTTCCTGTTTGTGTTGAATTTCGGCACCAGTCTTGGTTTTCGGAACATTTTAAGGAACAAACTTTATCTTTCTTAACAGGACAAAATATTATTCATTCTGTGTGTGATGAACCCCAAGTAGGTCAAGGCTCAATACCATTAGTAAACAGAATTACTAATAGTGTAGCTTTTGTGAGATATCACGGTCGTAATACTCATGGATGGACCAAGCAAGATATGACAGATGAAAAATGGCGTGACGTGCGTTATTTATATGATTATAGTAAAGAAGAGCTAACACATTTAGCGAATAAAGTAAAAGTGCTAGACCAAAAAGCAAGTGAAGTTTATGTTGTGTTTAACAACAATTCTGGAGGTCATGCAGCTAATAATGCAAAAACTTATCAAACAATATTAGGTGTAGATTACGATGGATTAGCACCACAACAATTACGCTTGTTTTAA
- a CDS encoding NAD(P)H-dependent flavin oxidoreductase, translated as MQLSSPLTKQLNIDYPIIQAGMAGSTTPELVAAVCNAGGLGMIGAGYFDGEKLENEIDEVNQLTNKPFAVNLFVPSNNEVDNGLVEHMKEWLKPYRKAFNLEEPVVNITEQQQFDRAIDIIIEKKVSIVTFTFGIPNKETISKLKAHDITLIGTATSVDEAQANEEAGMDIVVAQGSEAGGHRGSFLNTSNDNALVGVMSLVPQIVDNIAIPVVAAGGIMDGRGLVASMVLGAQAVQMGTAFLTTLESGANNVLRNAILNSKETDTVVTPVFSGKPARGIDNEFIHEMGKYDDIIPSYPIQNQLTNGIRKAAVQKGDANMTHLWSGQSPRLAQSVSVDELIQQIIAQSTNVLQN; from the coding sequence ATGCAATTATCATCTCCTCTTACAAAGCAATTAAATATAGATTATCCAATCATTCAAGCAGGTATGGCTGGAAGTACAACGCCAGAATTGGTCGCAGCAGTTTGTAATGCTGGTGGTTTAGGTATGATAGGCGCTGGATATTTCGATGGCGAAAAGCTTGAAAATGAGATTGATGAAGTAAATCAACTAACTAATAAGCCGTTTGCAGTTAATTTATTCGTACCGAGCAATAATGAAGTTGATAATGGTTTAGTCGAACATATGAAAGAATGGCTTAAACCTTATCGTAAAGCTTTCAACTTAGAAGAACCAGTAGTTAATATAACCGAACAACAACAATTTGATCGTGCAATCGATATAATAATTGAGAAAAAAGTATCTATTGTTACATTTACTTTTGGCATTCCAAATAAAGAAACGATATCTAAATTAAAAGCACACGATATAACTTTAATAGGAACTGCTACTTCAGTAGACGAGGCTCAAGCAAATGAAGAAGCAGGCATGGATATTGTTGTTGCTCAAGGTAGTGAAGCAGGAGGCCATAGGGGTTCCTTTTTAAATACGAGTAATGATAACGCGTTGGTGGGGGTAATGTCACTAGTACCTCAAATTGTTGATAACATAGCTATACCTGTAGTTGCTGCCGGTGGAATTATGGATGGTAGAGGATTAGTTGCTAGTATGGTTTTAGGTGCGCAAGCAGTACAAATGGGTACGGCATTTTTAACTACTCTCGAGAGTGGTGCGAATAATGTGTTACGTAATGCTATTTTAAATAGTAAAGAAACTGATACCGTCGTTACGCCTGTATTTAGTGGGAAACCGGCGCGTGGCATAGATAATGAATTTATTCATGAAATGGGTAAATATGATGATATTATTCCAAGTTATCCTATACAAAATCAGCTTACCAATGGTATACGTAAAGCTGCAGTTCAAAAAGGTGATGCAAATATGACGCACTTATGGAGTGGTCAAAGTCCAAGACTCGCTCAATCTGTCAGTGTCGATGAATTAATACAACAAATCATTGCACAATCGACAAACGTGTTACAAAATTAA
- a CDS encoding TIGR01457 family HAD-type hydrolase — protein MKQYSAYLLDLDGTMYKGDDIIDGAVEFIDYLSAQNIPYLFVTNNSSKEPAEVAERLNRLGIKATSNDIITSAIATADYIANEQQDATVYMIGGNGLKTALNGKGLQLKNDEFVDYVVIGLDEAVTYEKLATATLGVRNGAKFISTNKDVSIPKERGFMPGNGALTSVVSVSTGQEPVFIGKPEPVIMNIALSVLNLPKEEVAMVGDLYDTDILSGINVNIDTIHVQTGVTSLEEIQQKETPPTYSFKDLNEVIAELEG, from the coding sequence ATGAAGCAGTATAGCGCATATTTATTAGATTTAGATGGCACGATGTATAAAGGAGATGACATTATAGATGGTGCGGTCGAATTTATAGACTATTTAAGTGCACAGAACATCCCTTATTTATTTGTTACAAATAATTCATCTAAAGAACCTGCAGAAGTAGCTGAAAGATTAAATAGGTTAGGCATCAAAGCTACTTCAAATGACATTATTACTTCAGCAATTGCGACGGCGGATTACATTGCAAATGAACAACAAGATGCGACAGTGTACATGATAGGTGGCAACGGTTTAAAAACTGCACTAAACGGCAAAGGCTTACAACTTAAAAATGATGAATTTGTTGACTACGTTGTCATAGGTCTTGATGAAGCGGTAACGTATGAAAAATTAGCCACAGCGACGTTAGGGGTACGCAATGGTGCTAAATTTATTTCTACAAATAAAGATGTTTCTATACCAAAGGAACGAGGATTTATGCCTGGTAATGGTGCATTAACAAGTGTAGTATCTGTATCAACAGGACAAGAGCCAGTATTTATCGGAAAACCTGAACCGGTGATTATGAATATAGCATTGTCAGTGTTAAATTTACCGAAAGAAGAAGTAGCTATGGTAGGCGATTTATATGATACGGATATATTATCTGGCATTAATGTAAATATCGATACAATTCATGTACAAACTGGGGTAACATCATTAGAAGAAATTCAACAAAAAGAAACGCCACCAACATACTCATTTAAAGATTTAAACGAAGTTATAGCCGAATTAGAAGGGTAG
- a CDS encoding DUF3055 domain-containing protein encodes MIDMYLYDDDESAQVQFVGFVGEESRYDLMLVQTDRHFGKTIVLNMQTNKFGIIGTDDLEEVGYVAYILGVNEKEGDELNAFLSEKIQ; translated from the coding sequence ATGATAGATATGTATTTATACGATGATGATGAATCAGCACAGGTACAATTTGTTGGTTTTGTTGGTGAAGAGAGCAGATATGATTTAATGCTTGTACAAACGGATCGTCATTTTGGTAAAACTATAGTTTTAAATATGCAAACGAATAAATTTGGAATTATAGGCACTGATGATTTAGAAGAAGTAGGTTATGTGGCATACATACTTGGTGTGAATGAAAAAGAAGGTGATGAATTAAATGCCTTCTTGTCAGAGAAAATTCAATGA
- a CDS encoding 2-hydroxyacid dehydrogenase, with the protein MGKIVVTRKIPAKFIEQLEAIDKVELWDDAHTPMPREKFLNALSDATACFITLSEQIDEEALNAAPNLKIIANMAVGFDNIDVQLAHDHNIVVTNTPDVLTETTAELGVSLTLSVARRIVEAERYVQDGQWQSWSPYLLAGKDLYRAKVGIFGMGDIGKAVARRLKGFEANIMYHNRSRQNDAEEELGALYVSFDTLLENSDFIICTAPLTEETKDKFDKQAFAKMKEHAIFINIGRGAVVDEEALVNALKEGQIWACGLDVLREEPIDMSHPLLNMKNAVIVPHIGSASVVTRDRMIQLCVDNIKLVLDDQSPLTPVKG; encoded by the coding sequence ATGGGAAAAATTGTTGTAACTAGAAAGATACCAGCTAAATTTATAGAACAATTAGAAGCAATTGATAAAGTGGAACTTTGGGATGACGCACATACGCCAATGCCTAGAGAGAAATTTTTAAATGCACTATCAGATGCAACTGCTTGTTTTATAACTTTGTCTGAGCAAATTGATGAAGAAGCATTAAATGCTGCACCAAATTTAAAAATCATAGCTAATATGGCAGTTGGATTCGATAATATCGATGTCCAATTAGCGCATGACCATAATATTGTTGTTACAAATACACCAGATGTATTAACGGAAACGACTGCTGAATTAGGTGTGTCTTTAACATTAAGCGTGGCACGCCGTATTGTTGAAGCGGAGCGTTATGTACAAGATGGACAATGGCAAAGTTGGAGTCCTTATTTACTAGCAGGTAAAGATTTATATAGAGCTAAAGTAGGTATTTTTGGTATGGGTGATATCGGTAAAGCGGTAGCACGAAGATTAAAAGGCTTTGAAGCAAATATTATGTATCATAACCGTTCAAGACAAAATGACGCTGAAGAAGAACTAGGTGCATTGTATGTGTCATTTGATACATTGTTGGAAAACAGTGACTTTATTATTTGTACTGCGCCTCTTACTGAAGAAACAAAAGACAAATTCGATAAGCAAGCCTTTGCCAAAATGAAAGAACATGCAATTTTTATTAACATTGGTAGGGGGGCAGTCGTGGATGAAGAAGCACTCGTCAATGCTTTGAAAGAAGGACAAATATGGGCATGTGGGCTAGATGTTTTAAGAGAAGAACCTATTGATATGTCCCATCCTTTACTCAACATGAAAAATGCCGTAATTGTACCACATATAGGTAGTGCTTCTGTTGTTACAAGAGATCGAATGATTCAACTATGTGTAGATAATATTAAATTAGTGTTGGATGACCAATCACCATTAACTCCGGTTAAAGGTTAA
- a CDS encoding teichoic acid D-Ala incorporation-associated protein DltX — protein MQYSAVKTVGLTILYFVILIALYLIYGSGDTHNNFIYNEF, from the coding sequence ATGCAATATAGCGCTGTGAAGACAGTAGGACTAACTATATTGTATTTTGTAATATTAATCGCGCTATATTTAATTTACGGGTCAGGCGATACCCACAATAACTTTATATATAATGAATTTTAA
- the lipA gene encoding lipoyl synthase — protein sequence MATKNEEILRKPDWLKIKLNTNENYTGLKKMMREKNLHTVCEEAKCPNIHECWGERRTATFMILGAVCTRACRFCAVKTGLPNELDLGEPERVAESVELMNLKHVVITAVARDDLRDAGSNVYAETVRKVRARNPYTTIEILPSDMGGDYEALETLMASKPDILNHNIETVRRLTPRVRARATYDRTLEFLRRSKELQPEIPTKSSFMVGLGETYEEIYETMDDLRANDVDILTIGQYLQPSRKHLKVEKYYTPLEFGKLRKIAMDKGFKHCQAGPLVRSSYHADEQVNEAAKEKQRQGEAQLNAEQ from the coding sequence ATGGCTACTAAAAATGAAGAAATATTACGTAAACCAGATTGGTTAAAAATAAAGCTTAACACGAATGAAAATTACACTGGCCTCAAGAAAATGATGCGTGAAAAGAACTTACATACAGTTTGTGAAGAAGCAAAGTGTCCAAATATACACGAATGTTGGGGTGAACGCCGAACTGCAACATTTATGATTTTAGGTGCAGTTTGTACACGTGCATGTAGATTCTGTGCCGTTAAAACTGGACTACCAAATGAATTAGATTTAGGCGAACCAGAAAGAGTTGCCGAATCAGTAGAATTAATGAACTTGAAACACGTAGTTATTACAGCAGTAGCAAGAGACGATCTCAGAGATGCTGGTTCAAACGTTTATGCCGAAACAGTACGTAAAGTACGTGCTCGTAACCCTTACACAACAATTGAAATTTTACCCTCAGACATGGGCGGTGATTATGAAGCTTTAGAAACTTTAATGGCTTCAAAACCAGACATTTTAAACCATAATATAGAAACAGTTCGTAGATTAACACCTAGAGTTCGTGCACGTGCTACTTATGACAGAACTTTAGAATTCTTACGACGTTCAAAAGAATTACAACCTGAAATCCCAACTAAGTCTAGCTTTATGGTTGGTTTAGGTGAAACTTACGAAGAAATTTACGAAACAATGGATGATTTGCGTGCTAATGATGTCGATATTTTAACTATTGGTCAATATCTACAACCATCACGTAAACATTTAAAAGTTGAAAAATACTATACTCCTTTAGAGTTTGGTAAATTACGTAAAATTGCTATGGACAAAGGCTTTAAACATTGTCAAGCTGGGCCATTAGTAAGAAGTTCATATCACGCAGATGAACAAGTCAATGAAGCGGCTAAAGAAAAACAACGCCAAGGTGAAGCTCAACTAAACGCTGAACAATAA
- a CDS encoding bifunctional metallophosphatase/5'-nucleotidase, producing MRLTIYHTNDIHSHLHEYSRIAAYLAKVRPQLTHPSLYLDIGDHVDLSAPVTEATMGAKNVDLLNEAHCDIVTIGNNEGMTISHEALNKLYNNAAFEVTCANVFDEHGNLPHNISSSHIKSINGVRILFVAATAPFTPFYRALDWVVTNPLEAIKDEVSANEGQYDVLIIMSHVGVFFDEKLCQEIPEIDVILGSHTHHYFENGEINNGVLMAAAGKYGNYVGEVTLDIIDKKVISKKAIIHSLASLPETKTHFVEEGRALMDEAVTDKPITLPRETSYISKTTYLLAESLQYFTGADCTIINAGLIVNAIKDKIVTEYDIHQMLPHPINAVRIKLSGKLLKEVVDKSQKQEYINAQAQGLGFRGNIFGGYILYNIGFIESENRYFIDGKEIKDDQTYTLGTVDMYTFGRYFPMLKDQQIEYLMPDFLRDIFKKKLLQY from the coding sequence ATGCGATTAACTATTTATCATACAAATGATATACATAGTCATCTACACGAATATTCAAGAATTGCAGCTTATTTAGCTAAAGTACGTCCACAATTAACTCATCCCTCTCTTTATTTAGATATTGGAGACCATGTTGATTTATCTGCACCGGTTACTGAAGCAACGATGGGGGCTAAAAACGTAGATTTATTAAATGAGGCACATTGTGACATTGTAACAATAGGTAACAACGAAGGTATGACTATCTCGCATGAGGCACTAAATAAACTGTATAATAATGCTGCTTTTGAAGTTACATGTGCCAACGTTTTTGATGAGCATGGAAATTTACCTCATAATATTTCATCATCTCATATTAAATCGATAAATGGTGTTCGTATTTTATTTGTAGCAGCAACGGCCCCATTTACGCCATTTTATAGAGCTTTAGACTGGGTGGTAACAAACCCTTTAGAAGCTATTAAAGACGAGGTTTCAGCGAATGAAGGTCAATATGATGTATTGATCATTATGAGCCACGTAGGTGTCTTTTTTGATGAAAAATTATGCCAAGAAATTCCGGAAATAGATGTCATTTTAGGGAGTCATACGCATCATTATTTCGAAAATGGAGAAATAAATAATGGTGTACTTATGGCAGCCGCAGGTAAATATGGGAATTATGTCGGTGAGGTAACTTTAGATATCATAGATAAAAAAGTAATTTCTAAAAAGGCTATTATTCATTCATTAGCATCATTACCAGAAACCAAAACTCATTTTGTAGAAGAAGGTCGAGCGTTAATGGATGAAGCCGTTACGGATAAACCGATTACTTTGCCTAGAGAAACAAGCTATATTAGTAAAACGACATACTTATTAGCAGAAAGTTTGCAATATTTTACTGGGGCTGATTGTACGATAATTAACGCTGGTTTAATCGTTAATGCAATTAAAGACAAAATCGTCACAGAATATGATATTCATCAAATGTTGCCTCATCCAATTAATGCAGTTAGAATTAAACTATCAGGTAAGCTATTAAAAGAAGTAGTGGATAAAAGTCAAAAGCAAGAATATATTAATGCACAAGCACAAGGTTTAGGTTTCAGAGGCAATATTTTTGGTGGATATATCTTATACAATATTGGCTTTATAGAATCCGAAAATCGTTACTTTATAGATGGAAAAGAAATCAAAGACGATCAAACGTATACATTAGGAACAGTTGATATGTATACATTTGGTAGATATTTCCCGATGTTAAAAGATCAACAAATAGAGTACTTGATGCCAGACTTTTTAAGAGACATATTTAAGAAGAAATTATTACAATATTAA